The Vitis vinifera cultivar Pinot Noir 40024 chromosome 1, ASM3070453v1 DNA segment caagAGAACAACATTAGTATTTGCACACCACCCATGTATCTACATGTGCAAATATCAAAGAATGGGCCTAACCTGATAAATACCAAGAATTTTAGCAAGGCAAGTTGGGCTTCCTGAGCTAAGAGAATGTGTCAAATATTTGAAGTACTCGTGTgcaaatttttcaaaagaaaccAACTCTGTTTTCGTGACTTGTTTTATAATGAATCTCTCATCCAATGACTTAGCAAAATACACATTGCTCTTTCCCCCTTGCGCGCTCCACCTTTTGCAACGGCTTAAGGAACGTACAAAATCCACTTCATTAGGGCAGCATTTCTTTCTAAGTGTGTCAAACTGCTTTGCAAAATAACAGGTGACAGAAAACTTAACTTTGCCTCCAGCATTTGAAGACTCATCCCCAAAGGAAATTCTTAGGTGAGGAGATTTTTTGGTGTCTGTAAACAGGGTCCCCACTGCTGATAAAGAATCTTCAGACCCATAACTTCCATAATGGATATAATCCAAGTCTAGAGGGCCAAAAGACGACCAAGCCGAGGTGGAAACTGAAGAATCTTCTTTATTGCTTTCGTTGGCACTCCAACCTCCTTCATGCTCATTTAACTTATCAGCAACCCAGTCCTCATACTTCTTGGAACTAAGGGCATATGATATTATGCTAGTGGGTTCATTGTCATAAACAGCAATAACTAAATTACCGTGGCCTGTTTGCGGAAGGAGCAGCCTGGCCCCTTCAGCCACATGAGATGAGGAGAAGAATGAGGATGTTGAACCTACCTTTTGTGCTTCCCGGGGAGATAATTGAGAGTAAGTCCTCATTACACTAGAAACAGGATCCCTGACCATATTCCTATAGTCACCAGAAGCATGGAAGGACCTAAGCGTAGACAGATGCAAAGAAGAGGGGGGCAATCCTTTCCGGATTCTTTCCTGAACTCTTACTGCAGAATCAAAGGAATAGACTCTCACTGGTGACATTGGCCTTCTAAAAGGTGGAGTATCTATTTGGTTTATTTGCCTGACAGAACCAGCCTGGTTCCCATCTGCATGTAGCGTATGAACAAACTGAGGTTTCATCAGAAGTTGATCTGTGCCTGTCCATGCAGAATCTATCTTGTCAGACAGATTGGATGCAGGGGATGGGATGCTTTCCAaaagtgttttgtttttttcatccACATATGCTTCCTCCTTTCTGTTATCATGACCTGAGGTTAACATAGAATTTTCAGGAACCTGGGGCTCAAATAATGATGGATTAATCTCTTCCTTGTGCTCCAACAGCATATCATTCCTGTGGGAATCCTGTATTTTTGAAGACTGGGTAACATTTTCTTCATGATAATGGTCAAGCTTGCTATTCATGAGAAATGAATCAGTACTACAGCCCTTCATTTCAGCATGAGATGCCTCCCCCTGTTTGTTCTTGGAAATAGAAATCCTTGTTTCAAGGAGAGAATCCAATGAACTGAGCCGCTGATCCCAAACATGTGAACCAATGAGGAGAGAACGTCTCAAGCAGTTGAGTTCCAGAATGTCTACTGCCACTTGACCTGATGGTGAAGCTCCTACACCAGATGGTTGCAGCAAATTCTATTTACAAGCAAGGAAACTAATCAAAAGCAGATGGACACATTACTCTAAAACATGAATTgtaaacagaaaaaaaaaaaaaaggacaaatttATATAAGCACTTTAGAGGGTTGATATTAACCAGGAGTCCTATGGTAACAAAAATACATAGATATATAAACCAATCTCTAATCTGAACTTACGTTGTAATCATTTCTTTCCCTATTCAGCAGATCTTTCAGGTCCATGATATggttatgcaactcacttttatcTGAAGATTCATTTCTGAAAGATGTAGTTTTCTGTTCAATTCTATCGAGCACATCAGATATCTTCACATACACAGTTTCTATTTTACTCAAAAGCTGAGAAGGAAAAAGGCAGAAGATGGTTATGAAAATAGATATACTCAAAGATATGCCAAAAGTACTGATTAGTTTTATAGTTAGCATCCATCCAAAGTAATCGGGGGCAGAGCAGTCTTAGATCCATAATAGTACCTCTGAAGCCTCTTTTCTTATCCACTCTTGTTGAACCTGGCCATTGAATTCAAGCATTGCTGGGGGCAAATGGACAGACAGAATATCAATGGGGGAATAGCGAAAGAATGCAACCATACTCCCAAACCtgtaagaaaaatgaaagcttCCAACAATCATCATAATCACACCCAACAATTAGAAAATTGACATCGAATTACAAATTTAATGGCATATACCCATAGAAACGGAGGCAGTCCCTTTGTAAAGAATGACCACAAGTTGCAACACGATTAGCAGTTGCATGGTTTGAAAAGCTAAGCTCCAAGAACTTTCCAAAAGAAAGTCCCCATGCAGCATCAGACATAAACACCCTACGAGTTGCTGGTGGAACTCCATCTATTTGGGCACATCTTAGGCATCGATGCCACATCCATATTTTTCCATCCCGCTCCCCGGGTAGCTTCATGGAGGGAAGACATTTTACATTGATTGTAAGACTTCCTTGCTGATGGGTATAACACTGGACATGGGCATCAGCAGGCTCTCTACAGTATGAACAGCAAGGTGTCTGGAAAAAATGAGCATTATTAGCTTATAATAACTAGCATCACAAAATAAATAGCACATAGAGAAACTGAAATGACTTACCTGATCAAAGAGATCATCACGAAGATATCTTCCAAGAGGCTTGTCAAAACAGCCATAAAACTTAATACGCATAAGTCTAGAGCGTTCACATACAGTTCCTGTCCGCACAGAACGGCTTGAAAATGACACCAATATGCTCTGATGACTGTCAGTGCCAGAGAAGTATTCACTTGACACTTCATTTTCATCAGCCTGTTCAGGCTTGGCCAATTCATGAATTTCCCCAGGTTGCATCTCCTCTTTAATCATGGTATCCTGCAAGTCAGGTTGGGAATGATCTTTAAAATCAGCAGGAAGCACAATGGCCCCCCTTAAATCCATGaattttttcaaagaatatgATTCCAGACCCCCACTGGATGCCAAATCATCATTGTGTGCATCAGTGGGTATATTTCCAAGTCTACCATCCATTGAGTCAGGAGATAAAGGAGATATGGGACCAGGATTAATATGCTCAGATGAGGACTCACATCCTCCAAGTTCTGTATTGAAACCTACAGATCCTTCCTCCCTAGCAGGGGCATCGATGGCTGCTTGACAAACGGTAGAAGCAGCAGAATGAGGGATTGATGAAATGACATTATCAGCAGTTGTCCTATCTGGTATAGTAATAGAGGGTTTCAGTGTCATCTTGGGCAGACTAGCACCCTCATCAGCAAGGAAGGAAGTCTCAAGGGATAAATGATAGGCTGCAAACACTGCATATTGAACAACATGCTTAACTTTCTTCAGTTCTTCACGACATGCACCCTTCAGCAAGACCTACATAAGGATGCACAATGATTTGTTAGAGACATATAACCATCAGAAACATCTACTTCACTAGACCAGTAGATGGAAATGCAGAAGACTAGTTAATGTATGAGAAAAAAAGGGCAATAACAAAATAATGACTACAAGCTTGCATAAATTATTACAGTCCGTGCTAGTCTGGACAGGAAAAAAAACCATCATAAAAGTTTATTGTCTCAGGGGAAAATATTGGCTCCTTATACAAAACCAGAGATCCATATCTCTACACAtgttaattcaatttaaataagttatataagtttagaaaaatttaaaaccgTGCTCCCCATCCCATTAGGGATATACACAACTATACATCTTTATTATATATACCCAAAAGAATTTTCTTTGGTTGGAGACGAAGAGgtctataaaagatggtccctcgACCTTAGTTGATTTTGTTGGGTGGGTGGCTTCCCGTTAAGGGTGTGGATAGGGTGGCTCTTCGTTCCTTGGCAGGCTGCTAGGGAGCGTGgggtgtttttctttctttttcttttctccttcttgTACTTTTTGCCACTGCTTCGGTGGtttttaatacaatctctttatttatcaaaaaaaaaaaaaaatatacccaAAAGAAGACTGCTATTGAAATATTGTCCCTCTTATTGTTTACTAATAAGAGAAAACGGTATTCAAACCCAAAAGAAGATACTGACAACAGATCACTTGGGAAAGCTCTAATATTACACTTTAATTGTATGCTTTAAATCCTTGTTTCTTGTGGAAATCTGGTGATTTGAGGGGTGATTTGTAGGATATTGTGGTAAAAAATTGAGACCCCAATTGTGGCAAATATTGTGGtaatttgtatgattttatttttttccatattttgctCTCTGTATATATGTTAAATAGGGACCCAATTAtgtaaaaaaacataagattttttttttttttgataagtaagcagaTGTTAtattaaaaaggcaaaaagccACACAGCATACAGGACGTATACAAAGCAGCCAAACCCAAAAGCCACAAAAAGCCCACAATCCTACCTACCCTCAATTGGACGCGAGCCACTCTAGAAAACCTATgagtgaagaggactcctctccaatatacaccctagcccaactccacaaaatacatacaaaagaatttttgagtttctgtatagATAAGAatccccccctaaaagctaatctattcctttccttccaaaccgtccaaaaaatacacaacgggatggaagtccaaacctttttcctttttttccccacaaaagaacccctccAACTGAACAACATATCTTTAACCGTTTCAGGGAACACCCACTGAATGCCAAACAAGACGAAGACAATCTCCCAGAGGACCCggaccactgtacaatgtagaagaatatgatttacagtcTCCTCTTCACACCCACACAAAAAACATCGGTTGGGGAACTGCCACCCCCTTCTTTGTAGCCTATCCAAAGTTAGGACCTTTCCCCAcgtggcctcccaagcaaaaaacacaactttagttgggaccttgtccacccaaatgcccttATTCGGGAATACAATATCATTCGAAGCAACAAGGAGGTTGTAAGCCTCCTTAACCCTAAAAATGCCACTTCCCCCACCTTTCCATAACACCGAATCCTCTTCTGAAGAGATTTTGTAATCCCTTAGCATGTACAGCAAATTACCAACCAAATCCACCTCCCAATCGTTAAAGTCTCTAGAGAAACTGATATTCCAACTTCCTTGGCCAAAGCTAGGGTCCCAAACTTCGTTCACCGTTGCATTCCTATGAGCTGCCAAATCGAATAATAGAGGGAAAGTTTGGGACAGCGCTGCATTGCCGCACCAATGGTCAGTCCAAAACCTAACTTTGGTCCCTTTACCAACCTTGAACTctatgttatcccaacaccaatcagcttccttcagaatctccttccaaactcccACTCCAAACGTCCCACGAGCCTCATTAGTCCTCCAACCAAGACCCTCTTGACCAAACTTCTCCATGATCACCTTCTTCCACAGCTTATCTTCTTCAAAGGCAAACCTCCATAACCATTTTCCCAACAAAACCTTGTTCAAACGGGCAATCCTCCTAATGCCAAGGCCCCCCTTCTCCTTTTGAGCACACACCGCCTCCCAGTTAATTAAATGGACTTTCCTTTCCaagcttccccctccccaaagaaagtctctttggAGCTTTTCAAGCCTTCTTGCCACCATCTTGGGCATTCGAAACAGGGACAGTTGGTAGATCGGCATGCTGGCCAACATGCTCTTAATGAGGGTAACCCTCCCGCCTTTGGAAATgtattgcctcttccacaaggcTAATCTCCTCCTCATcttctcctccaccccatcccacatcgAGGAAGCCTTGTGAGGAACCCCTAACGGCAGCCCCAAATACACATTGGGCAAAGACCCCACCCTACAACCTAGCTCCACAGCcatctcctcaatctcttcCACTTCGCCAACTGGAATTAACTCACTTTTGGCTAGATTTATCCTTAACCCAGACGCAGCCTCGAACCAAGCCAGAATCCAGCTTAGAAAAGTCATGTTTTCTTTCCTtgcttcacaaaaaataattgtgtcATCCGCAAAAAGCAAATGAGAAATATTTAGCTCCATCCTGCCCCTCCCCCAAAATCTGCAGCCTGAAAAGAATCCCCCGACAGCCGCCCTTCTTAACAGTGCACTGAGCACTTCCATACCCAAaacaaagaggtaaggagaGAGGGGATCTCCCTGACGCAACCCCTTGGTGCTTGAAAAGAAACCTGCTGGCACACCATTAACAAGAACAGAGAACTTGGCAGTAGAGatgcaccaccaaatccactccATCCACCTAGACCCAAAGCCCAATTTACGCAGAATCTTCATAAGGAAATCCCAACTTATGCtgtcataggctttttcaatgtccaactTACAAATCAACCCTTTCTCCTTACGTTTTTGCCAAGCATCAATCACCTCGTTAGCTATAAGCGAagcatccaatatttgtctccccTTCACAAACGCATTTTGGTCCAATGAAACCACCCTTCCTAGGACCTTCTTCAGCCTATTTGCCAACACCTTTGCCAGAATCTtgtaaaaaaacataagattgAAAATACAATTGAATGATTCTTagtttcttcatggtatcagagcacggATTGCTCTAAAACCCTAATCAATCCATGGCTGCCCAAAAAGAAGACAGCCATGAGTCCAGTCAATCGGCAACCCATGAAAGAGAGTCAGAGATAAACTCCTCAATGGGCTCGGCCGGTGCATTCGACAACTCCCCACTCCATCTTACTGTTGAAAAATTGAACGGTAAGAATTACAAAGAGTGGGCACAAGCAATCAAGCTTATTATTGATGGAAAGGGAAAGCTAGGGTTTCTTATCGGCGAGACTTGGCGACCACCTCTGACTAATGCAGCAGCATCCCAGAAATGGCGGTCCGAAAACTCCTTCATCACCTCATGCTTGATTAACTCCATGAAGCCAGCCATTGGCAAAACGTATATGTTCCTCCCGAAGGCAAAGGATGTGTGGGATGGGATAAGGGAAACATACTCTGATGCCGAGAATGCTTCCCAAATCTTTGAACTCAAGACGCGGCTCTGGAAAATGAAGCAAGGAGATCGGAAAGTCACGAAATACTACACTGAGATGTTGGGTTTGTGGCAAGATCCCGATCTCAACTGCAAAAGGAATGGGAGTGCACAGGTGACAGTGTGCGcttcaagaagaaaatggagaacgAGAGAGTCTTCGAGTTTCTAGTGGGGCTAAACTGCGAGCTTGACGATGTCAGGAGCAGAGTTCTCAATCGTCGGCCACTGCCCTCCATCAGAGAGGTCTTCTCTGTGGTGCAACAAGAGGAAAGTAGAAGGAGAGTGATGTTGAGGGAACATCTCACTTTTGGGCCCGAAGCTTCAGTCCTTATAACCTGTGGGTCTCACGCTGGATCTGATAGGCCTCACGTTGGACCTGGCCCAAGACAGTCTAAGAGGGCTTATTGTGAGCATTGTAAGAAAATAGACCACACTAAAGATACTTGATGGACTTTACATGGCAAACCCGTGAATTGGAAGCCCAGACAACCCAATAAAGCCCATAGTCATCAAGCCTCCACCAAAACCCAGGCAAACAAAACACCCACAGAAATTCATCAGTCAATTTCTAGTGTGGGGTTTAATTCCGACCAGCTTGTGAAATTATATGAgcttttttctaatttccaagccTCTGGTCAGTCTTCTACTACTTTGTCCTCTGATTCTTTAGCCCACAAAGGTACTTTTCCGGCAGCACTTAGCACCATGTCTCATATTACTCCTTGGATTATTGACTCTGgtgcatctgatcatatgactGATGCTCATCATTTATTTACTACATACTCTCCTTGTGCCggtaatttaaaagtaaaaattgcaTACGATACTTTATCCCCAATTGCTGGCAAAGGGAGTATTCGCATTTCTGAGTCTATCACTCTCAACTCTTTCCTACATGTTCCTAATTTATCTTGCAATTTATTGTCTATTAGCCAATTAACCAAACAGTCTAATTGCTCAGCTAAATTCCTACCCTCTCattgtgtttttcaagacctatcatcagggaagacgattggcagtgTTAAGGAATGTGAGGGTCTATATTACTTCGACGAAATTGATGTGCATGGATAGTGTCCTCCTACTGTTTGTAATTCTGCATCTCGTCCTAGGGAAAGTGAACTTTTGTTATGGCACAAAAGGATGGGTTATCCTAGTTTTCAGTACTTGCAACATTTATTTCCTTCTCTATGTTCAAATAAAGCTTCATGGGATTTTCAATGTGAAGTGTGTGAACTTGCCAAACACCATCGCGTGTCTTTTCCTAAATCTAGTATAAACCATCTATACCATTTACTCTAATTCATAGTGATCTATGGGGACCCTCACGTACCCTTAATAGGAcccataaaaaatggtttattacttttattgatgatcatactcgccTATGTTGGATATATTTGTTGACTGATAAAACTGAGGTTCAATCAGTCTTCATGAACTTTCACTCTATGATACAAACTCAGTTTcacaccaaaattcaaattctccaTACTGATAATGGTACTAAGCATTTCAATCACTCCTTGAGCACTTatctacaagaaaatggtattatCCATCAAAGTTCTTGCATTGACGCCCCTTAGCAAAATGGGGTTGCAGAACGGAAAAATAGACATATTCTTGAAGTTGCTCGTGCCTTGTTGTTTACCACTCATATGCCCTCACAATTTTGGGGTGACTCCATTTTGACAGCCACATACCTTATTAACTGAATGTCTAGTCGAGTCCTATCTTCTGTCACACCCTTCCAGAAATTCCAAGAGTTTTTCCCCATTCTAGACTCGGTGCACATCTTCCACTTCGTGTCTTTGGGTCCACTATGTTTGTCCACGCTCACACATCTAAGCAGAACAAATTGGATCCTAGAGCGCTTAAATGTGTCTTTCTTGGCTACTCTTCCACACAAAAGGGCTACAAATGTTATGACCCAATTTCACAGAAGCTATATGTTAGCCTATATGTCACATTCTTTGAGCATACTCCCTACTACTCGCTTCAGGGGGAGTCCATGAGTGAAGCTAGATCACCCTTAACCTTAGACTACCTCGATGTTACTGTATTCGAATCCACTTCACCAAATACAGAAGGACACTTGAACTCAGGGGGAGATACGGAAATACAGACAAATAGGGAAACATCCATCTACTCGAGAAGGCCAAAATCGAAGTCCAATGAGACACTCATTTCCGAAACACTAAAAGAGTCAGAACCGGTGATAGTTCAAAGCTCTCGAGAGTCTGGCTCCAATCCTAATCAGGTAACagatgacttacccattgctcttagGAAGCAACCTCGTTCATGTACTCTCCATCCTATCTCAAAATTTGTCTTATAATGCTCTTTCTGCAAAGTTTCGTGCTTTTACGACTAACCTTGATAGAATCCAGATTCCTAAAAACATTCAAGAAGCCTTGGAGATCCCAAAATTGAAAGAGGCAGTGATGGAAGAAATAAgagcattgaaaaaaaatgagacttgGGAAGTAATGACTTTGCCAAGAGGGAAGAAACCAGTGGGCTGTAAATGGGTATTCACAGTAAAATATAAGGCAGATGGCACAGTAGAAAGATACAAAGCCTGCCTggttgcaaaggggttcactcagaCCTACGACGTCGATTATACCGAGACATTTGCACCAGTGGCAAAGCTAAACACTATACGAGTTCTCTTATCCTTGGCAACAAAACTAGACTGGTCCTTCCATCAGTTTGATATCAAGAATGTCTTTCTAAATGGTGAACTGGAAGAAGAAGTGTTTATGACGCTACCACCAGGGTTttgtaaggaagaagaagaaaccaaggtatgcaaattgaagaaatcCCTGTATTGTCTCAAGCAATCTCCGAGAACATGATTCAATAGATTTGCAAAGGTAATTAAGAATCAAGGATACCAACAAGGACAGTCAAATCATACTATGTTCTTCAAATAGTCCAACGATGGAAGGATGACCATCCTAATCGTGTATGTCAATGACATCATTCTCACTAGAGATAACACAGGAGAAGTGGAGAGGTTGAAGGTCTTAGCCACAGAGTTTGAGGTAAAAGATCTGGGTCAAATGCGGTATTTCCTAAGAATGGAGGTcgctagatcaaggaagggaattagTATTTCCCAGAGAAAGTATGTACTTGACTTGTTGACTGAGACTAGCATGCTTGGTTGCAAGCCAAGCGATATCCCTATCAAGGcaagaaaaatgatggaaaaccCATGGATAGAGAGAGATATCGGCAACTAGTAGGTAGACTAATCTACCTTTCTCACACTAGACTAGACATTGCTTTCGCCGTAAGTGTGGTTAGACAGTACATGCATTCACCAAAGGAAAGTCACCTGGAAGCAATGTATAAGATCCTCATATATTTAAAGGATTCTCTAGGGAGAGGACTATTCTTTAAGAAGGGTGACAGTAAGAAGGTAGAGATCtatacagatgcagattgggcaggaTCAACAGAAGCCAGAAGGTCTACTATCGGCTACTGTACCTATGCCTGGGGGAATCtagtaacatggagaagtaagaagcagagTGTAGTAGCCAGAAGCAGTGCTGAAGCTGAATTCAGAGTAGTTGCACAAGGTATGTGTGAAGGACTATGGTTGCAGAAACTGTTGAAAGAACTACACATTACAATAAAGCTCCCCATCAAACTCTATTGCGACAACAAAGTCGTCATTTAGTATTTCTCATAATCTTGTTCAGCACAACAAGACCAAACATATAGAAGTGGATAGACACTTTATAAAGGAGAAAATTGAGAAGGGAACTATTTGCATGACTTATATCCCTACAAGAGAACAATTGGCAAATATATTCACCAAGAGGTTACAGAAATTAAGCTTTGAAGATTTTATTTACAAGTTGGACATGATTAATATCTAtgatccaacttgagggggagtgtggaaatCCGATATGATTTGAGGGGTGATTTGTAGGATATTATGGTAAAAGATTGAGGCCCTAATTGTGACAGATATTGTGGtgatttatatgattttatttttttcatatttttttatttttttttccatattttgctCTCTATGTATATGTTAAATAGGGACCCGGTTATGTAAAAAACATAAGATTGAAAATACAATTGAATGATTCTTAGTTTCTTCATTTCTTATACTGATtacgaaaaatactaaaaactcACTCGAAAATGACATCTAATGTATATGTTACATGCCAGAATGGCAAATGAGACACGTAAAGATGATTGACAccatttataaaaaatcaaacatacaattaaaaatgtTGAAACTCCATAATTTAGAAATATAGATTGTGACGaaatatgattgaaaaaatTAGCAAACCTATTGGGATAGACATAAAATGCaagaagaatataaaatttataaattattttatttttcattcaaatataacacaataatcaaataaacaaaagcTAGAACTTGGGGAAGAGAGAGACACACAAAGAAAAGACTCTGAAACTGAAGAATAGATTTTATGTTTGTCATAATTTTATCTTGACTCGATTCATGCAAATCCCAAACTTAGTCCATTTAGATAAACCTTAGGAGAATAGTTTAATAGTTCTGAGAAGTTAGAACACAGTCAATGGTACGGTATATCATGGCAGAATAAAATGGAACTGGTAACTTTATCAACAGTGGATTCCAAGCAACTAAACTTTATAACTCTTCATGATGCTCAAACGTTCACATGATAGGGGCTTCAAATAAAGTGAAACTATTCACATATTCCTGCTCAAAGAAAATATGTACACCTCAATGAGAGCACAATGACAAATATCTTATTTTGTTCTCATACCTTCCAAATTTCAAATGCAATGagaattttaaacaataaattgaGATAAAGAAAACAATACCGTGCAACCTAAACGCCTTGGACAACCCTCAAAAAACATCAAAGTTTTAGATGGTTTCTTGTTGGATTGATTAGCAGTCTCAAGTTCTTCTGACACTCTCTCTACTCGGAAGAGTTCACAGTGTCCCAATCGTGTCATAGAAATATCATCAACTGATGGAGTAATTAGAGCACCAGTGCATCGAGCTATGCGCTCCAGTAATGGCCTTTTAACATTTAAAACTAACGAAATATCCTTTTCCAGC contains these protein-coding regions:
- the LOC100259334 gene encoding putative 1-phosphatidylinositol-3-phosphate 5-kinase FAB1C — translated: MGIPDTSLLDLIEKVGSWIPWRGSHRPCLSRENEMPGNSCKMCCGCDIKFSEYWIRYHCQSCGRVLCGKCLWGFESYIVASSEENINSCKFCSEVSLRREGGRKNSEKIHPSASPRESPEPPSPCFGGEKTDGTVNSELIHSDRLACFLEARDYGYSPRAATSSTVTSNHGYPSPVSVRRFYSRSDEEEAEDSGKHFFSLSGEYYQDNSDIDTSSVSARHEFYSFKSVGSSPSDSPSRIDFTSNRVGHSVQQERERSPRAPNDGSFVQDSMAILRRPGDGTEDPENTDDCSDDLAIFQDQCEKLQKPLDFENNGFIWFPPPADDEDDEEENNFFEYDDEDDDIGESGAMFSSSTSLASMFPAKEKQNEGHKEPLRAVVQGHFRALVSQLLQGEGIKVGKEDNIDEWLDIVATVAWQAANFVKPDTSRGGSMDPGAYVKVKCIASGSPHESTLVKGVVCTKNIKHKRMTSQYKTPRLLILGGALEYQRVPNQLASFNTLLQQEMDHLRMIVSKIEAHRTNVLLVEKSVSSYAQEYLLEKDISLVLNVKRPLLERIARCTGALITPSVDDISMTRLGHCELFRVERVSEELETANQSNKKPSKTLMFFEGCPRRLGCTVLLKGACREELKKVKHVVQYAVFAAYHLSLETSFLADEGASLPKMTLKPSITIPDRTTADNVISSIPHSAASTVCQAAIDAPAREEGSVGFNTELGGCESSSEHINPGPISPLSPDSMDGRLGNIPTDAHNDDLASSGGLESYSLKKFMDLRGAIVLPADFKDHSQPDLQDTMIKEEMQPGEIHELAKPEQADENEVSSEYFSGTDSHQSILVSFSSRSVRTGTVCERSRLMRIKFYGCFDKPLGRYLRDDLFDQTPCCSYCREPADAHVQCYTHQQGSLTINVKCLPSMKLPGERDGKIWMWHRCLRCAQIDGVPPATRRVFMSDAAWGLSFGKFLELSFSNHATANRVATCGHSLQRDCLRFYGFGSMVAFFRYSPIDILSVHLPPAMLEFNGQVQQEWIRKEASELLSKIETVYVKISDVLDRIEQKTTSFRNESSDKSELHNHIMDLKDLLNRERNDYNNLLQPSGVGASPSGQVAVDILELNCLRRSLLIGSHVWDQRLSSLDSLLETRISISKNKQGEASHAEMKGCSTDSFLMNSKLDHYHEENVTQSSKIQDSHRNDMLLEHKEEINPSLFEPQVPENSMLTSGHDNRKEEAYVDEKNKTLLESIPSPASNLSDKIDSAWTGTDQLLMKPQFVHTLHADGNQAGSVRQINQIDTPPFRRPMSPVRVYSFDSAVRVQERIRKGLPPSSLHLSTLRSFHASGDYRNMVRDPVSSVMRTYSQLSPREAQKVGSTSSFFSSSHVAEGARLLLPQTGHGNLVIAVYDNEPTSIISYALSSKKYEDWVADKLNEHEGGWSANESNKEDSSVSTSAWSSFGPLDLDYIHYGSYGSEDSLSAVGTLFTDTKKSPHLRISFGDESSNAGGKVKFSVTCYFAKQFDTLRKKCCPNEVDFVRSLSRCKRWSAQGGKSNVYFAKSLDERFIIKQVTKTELVSFEKFAHEYFKYLTHSLSSGSPTCLAKILGIYQVTVKNLKGGKETKMDLMVMENLFFKRNISRVYDLKGSARCRYNADTTGANKVLLDTNLLETLCTKPIFLGSKAKRSLERAIWNDTSFLASVDVMDYSLLVGVDNERKELVLGIIDFMRQYTWDKHLETWVKASGILGGPKNAPPTIISPIQYKRRFRKAMTTYFLAVPDQWSS